The Terriglobus sp. TAA 43 sequence ATGATCTGCGCGAGTCGCCTTCGCTGGCCATCATCGAACAATTGCAGGGGCTGGGATGCGATGTCAGCTACAACGATCCCTTCTTTCCCAAAGTGGGACACGGCCGTAAATACGCTCTGAACATGGAATCCACGCCACTGGAGCGGGTTAGCGAATTTGACTGCGTTTTGATCGCCACAGACCACTCCGCATACGAGATGGAAACGATTGTTGCGGAAGCAAAGCTGGTGGTAGATTCGAGAAACGCCACACGTCATATTCAGTCACCAAAGATTGTTCGCTGCTAATAATTCAGCGGATCAGTCCGGTAGACCAACGGCCATAGAGCTGTAGACGGGGCGGATTGCTGCCCCGTTTCTGCTTTCAGTGGCTGTTGAAACTGAGAGTTCTCTCACAGGTATTACAGGGTTGCGGCATAAGCCGTGCAACGCGCACCTATGCGCGTTTTGCGCGCCACCAGGTTCCTGTTTGAGGGGATTTCGTATTTTGCCGTTTTGGAACGACGCAACAGTCCACTTGAGATGTTTGCAGCGAGGGTCTGTCGCGGGCTGCCTCACGGTGGTGGTATTTCTCTTTGCCTCTTCTGGAAGCGTGATGCGATCCCAGCAACTGGAATCGCAGGCAATGCGCGCTCGAACGGCGGTGGAGGAACCTGCTGCAGCTGTTCGCAGGGCAAGAGCGTTTGTGCGGTCGCATCAGGCACCGCAACAGGATTCGCCTGCTGCGGCGCTGGTGTCGGCAAAGACGCAACAGGCTGGTCTGGTCCGGGCACAGGCGACTTCGCTGGCGACGCCGTGGACTGCGGTTGGCCCGGTGCAGGTGCAGTCATTGAGTTATGGATTGGTGACGGGACGCGTCACCTCATTGGCGCTCGACCCAAGTGATGCCAGCAACAACACACTGTATGTGGGAACTTCCGGTGGTGGCGTCTGGAAGAGCAGCAATGCGACTGCAAGCCCAGCCACGTTCACACCGCTGACCGACACGCTTCCTGTGTTCTCGCCCAATGGCGGAACGTCAGTGATTCCTTCGTTGTCCATTGGTGCTGTCTCTGTGCAGCCGGGGCGCACTGGCGTCATCCTTGCGGGAACGGGTGACCCGAACGATGCGCTGGATAGCTACTACGGTGAAGGTGTTCTGCGGTCCGCGGATAACGGCCAGACGTGGTCGTTGGTACAGACGGCGGGCAGCGCTTCTTTTGTTGGAGAAGGCATCGCCGGGTTTGCATGGAGTACCGCGTCGCCGCAACTGGTGGTGATGGCGGTATCTTCGGCGGCGGAGGCTGCGAACGTTCGCGCAACAAACTATCCCGGCGTGCGCGGTCTTTACTATTCCACGAATGCGGGGCAGACGTGGACGCTTGCCACGATTCAGGATGGCAGTTCGGTCGTTCAAAATCGCACCACCAATTACGCCACCTTTCGCGGCAATGCAGCTACGTCGGTGGTGTGGAATCCGATTCGCAAGAAGTTTTATGCGGCGGTTCGTTCACATGGATATTACGAATCCACCGACGGCATTACATGGACGCGTCTGACGAACCAGCCCGGCACTGGATTGACGGCAGCGAATTGCCAGCCGCGACCGGGTGATTATGGTTTGCAGGCGTGCCCCATCTTCCGCGGCACATTGGCTGTGCAGCCTGTGTCTGGTGACATGTTTGCCGTGACGGTTGATCCGAACAATGGCAGCCAGGGTTTGTGGCAGGATGCCTGCGCAATCTCCGGATCGGCTTGTGCGTCCACAACGATCGCATGGGCAAACAAGATTGACACTTCTGCCGTGGAGAGCGCGGGAAGTATTCCCCAGGGCGATTACAACCTGACATTGGCAGCGATTCCCGCGGCGACATCGCTTTCTGCCAGTGACACACTGCTTTTCCTTGGAACGTCCGATCTGTATCGTTGCAGCCTGTCGAGTGGATGTTCGCTGCGCAATACGACCAACGCCACGACTGGTTGCGCTGCTCCTGCGGGAGTCGCACCGGCGCAGCATGCAATTGCATGGGGCCTGACTGCGGGGAATTCTGCGACGCCCACCATGTTCTTTGGCAATGATGGTGGTTTATGGCGATCGCTGGATGGTGTGCAGCAGCAGGCGGGTGTATGCAGTGCCGATGATGCCACGCACTTTGACAATCTGAATGGTTCGCTGGGATCGCTTGCAGAGGTTTCAGGCTTTGCATCGGACCCTACCGATGTGAATGTGCTTCTTGCGGCGCTTGGCGCAAACGGCAGTGCTGCGAGTACGACTTCAGCGCAGGCCTCTGCCATTGCGCCGTGGACGCAACTGAATGCGGCTGAGAGTGGCGCAGTCGCTATCGATCAGGGCAATGGTCGCAACTGGTTGTTGCAGGCTGGTGCTGGTGTGGCTCTGCATGCCTGCGCGAATGGAAAGCTTTGTACCGCAACTGACTTCAGCGGTCCTACGTCGATTGGGGCTTCGCAGGTGAGTCGCGACGCATCACTGACGGATCCACCTGCGCTGCTTGACCCTGCGCTGAATACGAACGTGTTGGTGGGTACTTGCCGCGTGTGGCGCGGGCCTGAGGATGGAGGCGGCCTGTGGAGCACGTCGAACACAATCAGTGCACCGATGGGCAGCACGACACACAGTCCCTGTAACGGCAGTGATACGACGATCCGGTCTCTGGCTGCGGGTGGACGGGCGATCTTCAGTGGCGGTCCGCAGAATAGCGGGTCGTCTGTGCTGTATGCAGGCCTGGGCGGAACGCTGGATGGTGGTTCCATTTCTGCGGGACATATCTATGCCACGACTTCAGCGTCGACTGCGGGATCATCGACCGCGTGGACTGATCTGACGACGAACTCCGTCACGAACGACACGTCTCGCCGCTTCAATTCAGGTGGACTTGATGTCTCCAGCATCGCTGTGGACCCTAACGATCCCACGGGGATGACGGTCTATGCGACGATTCAGGGTTTCGGCTATCCGCATGTCTATCGTTCCACCAATGGCGGCGCTGCGTGGTTGAACATTTCCGCAAATCTGCCGAATGCACCTGCGAACGCTGTTGTGGTTGATCCGAACAATCCGGCTGTGGTCTACGTGGCGATGGACACGGGTGTGTACGTGGCGCAGGATGTGACCGCTTGCGTTGCAACGGTGAGCGGAACCACCGGTGCGTGTTGGAGCGTCTATGGAGCATCGCTTCCGAATGCGCCGGTGACATCGTTGTTCGCGTCGCCGGGCATCAGTGTTGCTGGCAGCTCTGCGGCAGGCGTGTTGCGCGCGGGCACGTATGGTCGTGGCATCTGGCAGATCCCGCTGCTCACCGCAGGACAAACAGCGGCTGCAGCAGCCACGTTCTCACCCGCATCGCTGACGTTTGGCACACAGGTTGTGGGGACAACGAGCGCATCGCAGACAATCACTCTCAGGAACACCGGCACGGCTGCCATGCAGATTACCGGCGCATCGGCCAGTGCGGGCTTCGTGGAGACGGATACGTGCTCCGGGACTTCGCTGACAATAAACAGCACTTGCACGCTCACGGTAAGTTTTGCGCCGGTGACCGAGGGAAGCATCACGGGAACAGTGCAGGTGGTTGCCAATCTTCCTGGTGGTTATGCAACGGTGGCGCTTGCCGGAACCGCCACTGGTGTCGCGAAGGTTTTAATTTCGCCGACGTCCATTGCGTTTGGAGATGTTGCGGTGAATGCCGTTTCCGCATCGCAGACGATCACGGTGAGCAACGCTGGCACGGCTACAGCAACGCTGAACATGCCAGTGGTGAGCGCTGATTACAAATTGACCGCGAGTACTTGCGGCACCACGCTCAACGCAGGCGCGACCTGCACTTTGTCGGTCGCGTACGCACCCACAATCAGTGGCATGAATAACGGCACCCTTACACTGACCAATAACACCGGCACCAGCATCGCATTTCTCAACGGGAATGGGGTTGGTACAGCGAATGTGGTGTATTCACCCACATCACTGGTGTTTCACGACACAACGGTTAATTTCCCCTTCGCTTCCACGTTCACGATCTCGAATACCGGGACTGCCTCCAGCGTGTTGACTGGCCCGTCATTCGTTGGGGACTTCAGCCTGTTAAGCAAGACATGCGACAGCGTGATCTTGCCAGGAAAAAGCTGCACAGTCATCGCGGTGTTCCTCCCTACGCAAGTCGGAACGCGAACCGGAAGCATGACCTTCGTGGATAACGCGGGTAGCCATACGATTCCGTTCTCTGGACGTGCGCTCCCTGCAGGTTCGCTGGTGATGCCCGCGCAACTCACGTTCGCGAGTACCGCAGTCAACAGCACGTCCGCAAGCCAGGTGATTACCGTAACGAATTCTTCGGGAATCGCTATGTTGCTTGGAGTTCTGCAGGCCTTTGGCGATTTCGGCGTCACAGCGAATACCTGCATCAATGGGCAGTTGCTTGCAGGAGCTTCCTGCCAATTAACGGTGGTGTTTTCGCCCACGGCAACAGGACTGAGAAGCGGGTTTATCACGCTGCATGACACCTACTACGGATCTACGGCCACTACTACCTTGTCAGGGACAGGTACGGGTGCGGCACAGATCAGCGTTACGCCTTCTGTGTTGGCGTTTGGCAATGTCGGGATTGGCAGCGTCGGCGCCGCACAGACTGTGCAGATATCCAATACCGGAACGGCCGCGCTCGCGTTGAATGGAAGAACCATCAGCGGCGATGCCAATTTTCATGTGGCATCGGACGCCTGCGGATCATCGCTGGCGGCGGGCATGTCATGCTCGATCTCTGTCACCTTTGTGCCTACGACCGCTGGTGCGCACTCCGGAGCGCTCACGTGGACAGATGCGCTGGGTTCTCGCTCCGTGTCTTTGAGCGGGAATGGACAGGGGCAGGCCGTCGTGGCGTTGTCGCCAACTGTCGCCGATTTTGGGATCGTATCTCTTGGTCAGAGTGGTAGCCAGACGGTCACTGTCTCGAATACAGGCGATGCACCTACCGGCCTCGGTATGCCATCAGCGACTGGCGACTTCCGCGTCACTTCCACCACCTGCGGCACCAGCATTGCGGCAGGAGGGACCTGCGGCATTACCGTTACCTTCGTGCCTTCGGTGGATGGTGCACGTAGCGGCACGTTGACTTTGGCAGATGATGCTACATCTCATGCGGTCACATTGAACGGCAGCGGTAAGGGAAGTGCATCGGTCGCGTTCGCTCCTGCCCTGCTTAGTTTTGCCGATACCGCACTAACAAAAATCTCTTCGGCGCAGACAGTGAGCTTTACGAACAATGGAACGGCCGCGGCTACGCTGGCTGCGGCAACCATCAACGGTGACTTCCGCATCACGTCAAACACCTGCGGCAGCAGCCTGGGCATTGCCGCATCCTGCAGCATCGGAGTGGCCTTTGCGCCATCAACGGCGGGCATCCATTCCGGCATCCTTTCCCTTGCCGATGCGGATGCACTGCGCTCTGTTTCCTTGCAGGGCACGGGTGTCGCGGGCACGCTTGCGATAGCGCCCACGTCGATCGCGTTTTACGACGCCACGCTGAATACCGCTACAGCCGCGCGCGATATTGTGCTGACAAACACTGGAGGTGGTGCGCTTAAGCTGGGCAGCATTACAGTGACGGATGATTTTGCCGTCAGCACCAATTGCAACGGGGTTTCGCTTGCAAGTGGCGGGACCTGCACACTCGCTGCCACTTTCACACCGAAGTCGGTGGGAGCGCATGCAGGGATAGTTTCCATTCCAAGTGATAACAATGGAATTGCCGGTAGCGTTTCTACCGCGGTTCTTAGCGGCAATGGCAAAGGCTCGTTCAACATCACGCTGACGCCGACTGCTGTCAATTTCGGGACGCAACTTGTTGGAAGCACCAGCACAGTCACAAACGTGACTGTGTCCAACACAGGCACTGACAGCGGTGCGTTGAGCAACATCTCTGTATCTGGTGGCGACTTCAGCATCCAGGCGAACACCTGCGGACTCTCGCTGGTATCCCAGGTAGGCTGTACTGTTTCTCTCGTGTTCAGGCCCACGACGAGCGGCACTCGTACCGGGACGTTCACGATTGTCAGCGATGCAGGAACACAGACTGTTCCTCTTACCGGCGTGGGAACTGTTCAAGCCACAGATGCAATTTCTGCATCGGTACTCAGCTTTGGAACACAAGAGGTGAACACCACAAGCGCACCCCAGACGATCACAATCACGAACAACGGTGACGTTCCGCTGACGCTGGTGAATGCCCAGGTACTCTCGGGCGATTTCACGGCAGTCAATGCTTGCGGTGCCACTCTGCCAGCGCATGTTTCGTGTGCGGTGACCGTCGCGTTTGCTCCCAAACATGTAGGAGCATTGACGGGAGTTCTTCAGATAAGCGACGTGCAGCGTGCGCAGACGGTTGCGCTCAGCGGCACCGCAATCGCTGGTGCGGGCGTTTCGCTGTCACCTGCAAGTCTCACGTTTGCAAACACCGGCGTGGGTTCGGTAGGTGCTGCCCAAACATTGACGTTGACCAATAACGGCGGTCTGCCGCTGACCATCTCCGCGGTCACAGTCAGTGGAAATTTCGGCATTGTGGCTGGCAGCAACACATGCTCCACCAGCGCGATTCCTGTCGGCGGCAGTTGTTCGATGGGCATTGCGTTTCTGCCGGATGGAGCAGGGGACCGCATGGGCAGTGTCGTCGTCACGAGTAACGCAGCGACGCAAATCACGCAGCTTTCCGGCACTGGAATTGATTTCAGTTTCACAGCCAGCGGTGCGAGCTCTGCGACGGTCAGCAACGGCCAGAGCGCAGCCTATGCGTTGTTGTTGCGACCTTCCGCAAGTTCGTCTGACGCGGTTACGTTTGCATGCTCTGGAGCGCCCACTCAAAGCAAGTGCACCATCACACCGCAGTATCGCGATCTCTCCGCCACTGGCACTGTCACCGTGACATTACTGACGGGCACCACCGCAAGCGCCATCACAGGCAAGCCGCTATTGTTCTTTCTTCTGCCACTTCCGTTATGGATGATGCGGAAAAAGATTTCGCGCGGGGTCGCTCTAGCGTTGGTAGCGTTCTTCGTTCTTGCTGGAGCGCAGGGATGCGGTTCGGGCAAAAAGACAGCTAGCGATGGTGCGTCAGGAGGTTCTGGTGGCAGCGGCACTACACCGTCAGGAAGCTACACCATTACGGTGTCTGCGACGGCTGCGGGTGTCACACATACCGTACCGCTCACATTGAAGGTTCAGTAACTACAACGCCACTGCAGCGGCATGCGCGCTGGCCCACGCCCACTGGAAGTTATATCCGCCCAGCCAGCCTGTCACATCGACGACTTCGCCGATGAAGACAAGCCGTGGAACTTTCTTTGACTGCATCGTCGTGCTGTCCAGTTCTGCTGTGCTAACGCCGCCTGCGGTCACTTCGGCTTTCGCAAAGCCTTCAGTTCCTGCGGGTGTTACGGGCCATGCATGCAGCCGCTCTTCCAGCCTGGTGATGGATGTGTTCTTCCAATCTGGCGGAGCGTTTTCATACAGCCATCGTTCCGCCATGCGTTGCGGAAGATGAGCCCGCAACAGGGCAAACGCCGTGGCGTCGTCACGGCGGTGATTCGCTGCAAGCATCGGCGTGAAGACATTGGCTTTCGGCGCCAGATCAAAATGCACAGCCTCTCCCGGTTGCCAGTACGACGAGATCTGCAATACGGCAGGGCCGCTCCATCCACGATGCGTGATGAGGATCTTTTCGCGGAATTTGGGTGCTGGACCTTTTTTACGCGGCGCGGTGGTTGCAATTGCTTCCGCGGACAATCCAGAAAGATCGCACCAGCGTTCGCGTTCTGTGTCGCTCAACGTGAAGGGAACCAGCGCTGCACGAGGTTCCACAATACGCAGCCCGAAGCTGCGTGCAATGTCATAACCAACGCCGGTAGCTCCGAGTTTGGGGATCGATAGTCCACCAGTTGCCACCACAACATTGCGCGACGTGAATTCGCCTGCGGAGGTATGCACGCGGAAGCCGCCGTCTGTCTGCTCTACGCGTTCCACTGCGGTTCGCAATTGCGTCTGCACACCAGCGTCGCGGCACTCCGATTCCAGCAGTGAAATGATCTGCTGCGCGCTGCCGTCGCAGAAAAGCTGTCCCAGCGTCTTCTCGTGATACGGAATGCGATATTTCTCCACTAGACCGATAAAGTCGCGTGGAGTGTAGCGTGCGAGGGCGCTCTTGGCGAAGTGCGGATTTTCGCTGAGGTAGTTCGCCGGGCCCGTATGGATATTGGTGAAATTGCAACGGCCGCCACCGCTGATCAGGATTTTCCGTCCCACTCGTTCGCCTGCTTCCAGTAGCAACACCCGCTGGCCGCGCGCGCCAGCCTGTGCCGCGCAGAACATTCCTGCGGCGCCTGCGCCAAGGACAATGCAATCGTAAGTAGGCGTTGTGGACATCTGATCTTTATCCTATTGGGAATGCAGTTACGCCGTTATATTCCCCCGGCACGTGCAGCGCGTTCTGCTCCGCGTGCAACCACTGTTGAGCCAGGCACCACGAACCATCACGGCCAGACCGTCGTGCGCAAGGCGTCGCGTGCCGTAAACGATCTTCCCGGCCAAAGCGTCTATGTTCTGCGCTGCAAAGGTTGCGGCCACGAGTATGGCGAGGCGGGCATCCGCGTGCATCAACGCAAATGCCCGGTGTGCGATGGCGGTAAACCGGGCCTGCCGGTTCCAGCAGAAGAGCCTTCGCTGTTCGGGTAAACGCGGATTTACGCGATAGCTCCCACTTCGCGCAGCTTTGTGTCCAGTTCATCCAGCGACTCCTGTGCCGTTCCGGCAACGGAGATGTGCCATGCCTCGTCTTCGGACGGATCTTCCAGCGTGGCAAGCTGGCTGGTGAGCAGATTCGGATTCATGAACTCGTGCGCGCGACGGTGCAGGTGGTCGGCAATGGTTTCCTGCGGCGCTGTCAGAACGGCAAAACGCACTGTGTCACGTGAAAGTTCGCCACGCAGCACATCGCGGTAGGCGGCCTTCAGGGCAGAGCAGGCCATGATCATGCCTTCGCCACGCTGGGCGTATTCCTCAATCTTGGCGTGCAGAATGGCCAGCCACGGTGCGCGGTCGTTGTCGTCCAGCGGCTGGCCGGCGGCCATCTTGGCCTTGTTTGCTGCGGGATGAAAGTCATCGCCGTCCAGAAACGGCCATCCCGTCTCCTTTGAAAGCATGGTGCCCAGTGTGGTTTTGCCGGTGCCACTAACACCCATCAGGATCAGGATCACTGTGGTAAGACCTCTCTTCTTTCTATTGTGCGGCATCAATGGGATTGCATCCACCCCGGGGGCCGCGTCTAATCTGTTGTGGTGATCATGCGTTCGTTTTCCGCCCTTCTGCCCGCTGCCGCCTTCCTGCTCGTGTCCGCCTGTGGATGCAAGGCTTCCGCACCATCTGCAGCTCCGTCGGATGCTCCGAAAGCCGCAGCCACCGCTGCGGCGGCGCCTGCTGCTCCTGCGACCGTCGCGCCGGTGTATGGCTACAGCGTTGTGGCGAAGTATCCGCACTCCACGGATAGCTATACGGAAGGTTTCCTGTACAAGGACGGCAAATTTTACGAAGGCACTGGCATGGAAGGCCGCAGCGGCATCCAGGTGCTTGATCCTGCCACGGCGAAGGTGCTGCAGGAACGCAAGATGACGAACAATTTCTTCGGCGAAGGCGTTGTGGACTGGGGCCCGAACATCCTGCAATGGACGTGGCAGACACACATCGGCGTGGTGATGGATCGCGCTACGTTGAAGCCTCTACACACCTTCACCTATACCGGTGAAGGCTGGGGCATGACGCATGACAACAAGCGGCTGATTACCAGCGATGGTTCGGCGACGCTGCGTTTTCGCAATCCGGAGACGTTTGCAGAGATTGGCCACATTGATGTGAAGGACGGCGACAAGCCTGTTGATCAGTTGAATGAGTTGGAGTACATCAACGGCGAAATCTGGGCTAATGTGTGGCACCTGGAGCGCATCGCGCGCATTTCCCCGAAGGATGGCAAGGTGCTTTCGTGGGTCGATGTCACCGGCATTCTGCCTGCATCAGAAAAGCGCGATGATGAGAGCGTACTGAACGGCATTGCGTACGACCAGTCCAAGGATCGTATCTTCATTACCGGCAAGCAGTGGCCCACCATCTTCGAAATCAAGGTTGGTCCGAAGAAGTAATCGCTGTACCTTGTCCATTGTTCTGGCGTAAAACGATTTCTACCTGATGTAGATGGCTTCGCAAGGAGAAATGCGTATGCACCTGATTGGAACGCTGATCATCGGCTTGATTGTGGGCGCGTTGGCGAAGTTTTTGATGCCCGGCAAAGATCCGAGCGGCTTCATCATCACGATTCTTCTGGGTATTGCAGGTGCGTTCGTAGGAACGTATCTAGGGCAATTTTTGCACCTGTATCAACCGGGGCAATCCGCAGGGTGGATCATGTCCATCATTGGCGCTATGATCCTGCTCGGCATTTACCGGTTGATTGTGGCCCGAAAGGCCTAAACGCCCAGGGCCTTTCGCAGTTCTTCCATCGTCTGGCCTTGCTGATGGAAGTGCCTCACCACGCCGCCTGTATGCAGTGTGCGTGACACAAGCGAAGGATCGGGGCAGGCGAATTGAACACCGGCGGACCCAAAACGCATTGCGTTGGCTCCGTTTGTTTTTTCCACGATGCCGTCTGCTACTAGAAGATGATTCAGCGCGAGTTGGTCATCGCGCTCGACTTGTGCTGCGGTGACGAAGCGATCCAGCAATGTTTGTGCGGCGACAGTAGGACGCCACAGCATGAAGCCGCAGCAAAGGACAAACCCAAGTGCGCGATCCACGTCCATGGGAATGCTGTGATCCAGTTGCGCGATGACATCTACATCCGGAAGCGATGCAAGCAGTGGAAGCACATCGCCTACGGGGATGGCATCCAGATCCAGCACCATGACAGAGTGACCTGCTGCAACGAGTGCGCGCAGGTACAGCGTCCGCACCAGCCACAGAACGCCACGCGTCTTCGGATTGAGCTTGCC is a genomic window containing:
- a CDS encoding gluconokinase, with product MPHNRKKRGLTTVILILMGVSGTGKTTLGTMLSKETGWPFLDGDDFHPAANKAKMAAGQPLDDNDRAPWLAILHAKIEEYAQRGEGMIMACSALKAAYRDVLRGELSRDTVRFAVLTAPQETIADHLHRRAHEFMNPNLLTSQLATLEDPSEDEAWHISVAGTAQESLDELDTKLREVGAIA
- a CDS encoding NAD(P)/FAD-dependent oxidoreductase — protein: MSTTPTYDCIVLGAGAAGMFCAAQAGARGQRVLLLEAGERVGRKILISGGGRCNFTNIHTGPANYLSENPHFAKSALARYTPRDFIGLVEKYRIPYHEKTLGQLFCDGSAQQIISLLESECRDAGVQTQLRTAVERVEQTDGGFRVHTSAGEFTSRNVVVATGGLSIPKLGATGVGYDIARSFGLRIVEPRAALVPFTLSDTERERWCDLSGLSAEAIATTAPRKKGPAPKFREKILITHRGWSGPAVLQISSYWQPGEAVHFDLAPKANVFTPMLAANHRRDDATAFALLRAHLPQRMAERWLYENAPPDWKNTSITRLEERLHAWPVTPAGTEGFAKAEVTAGGVSTAELDSTTMQSKKVPRLVFIGEVVDVTGWLGGYNFQWAWASAHAAAVAL
- a CDS encoding glutaminyl-peptide cyclotransferase, which produces MRSFSALLPAAAFLLVSACGCKASAPSAAPSDAPKAAATAAAAPAAPATVAPVYGYSVVAKYPHSTDSYTEGFLYKDGKFYEGTGMEGRSGIQVLDPATAKVLQERKMTNNFFGEGVVDWGPNILQWTWQTHIGVVMDRATLKPLHTFTYTGEGWGMTHDNKRLITSDGSATLRFRNPETFAEIGHIDVKDGDKPVDQLNELEYINGEIWANVWHLERIARISPKDGKVLSWVDVTGILPASEKRDDESVLNGIAYDQSKDRIFITGKQWPTIFEIKVGPKK
- a CDS encoding choice-of-anchor D domain-containing protein: MRSQQLESQAMRARTAVEEPAAAVRRARAFVRSHQAPQQDSPAAALVSAKTQQAGLVRAQATSLATPWTAVGPVQVQSLSYGLVTGRVTSLALDPSDASNNTLYVGTSGGGVWKSSNATASPATFTPLTDTLPVFSPNGGTSVIPSLSIGAVSVQPGRTGVILAGTGDPNDALDSYYGEGVLRSADNGQTWSLVQTAGSASFVGEGIAGFAWSTASPQLVVMAVSSAAEAANVRATNYPGVRGLYYSTNAGQTWTLATIQDGSSVVQNRTTNYATFRGNAATSVVWNPIRKKFYAAVRSHGYYESTDGITWTRLTNQPGTGLTAANCQPRPGDYGLQACPIFRGTLAVQPVSGDMFAVTVDPNNGSQGLWQDACAISGSACASTTIAWANKIDTSAVESAGSIPQGDYNLTLAAIPAATSLSASDTLLFLGTSDLYRCSLSSGCSLRNTTNATTGCAAPAGVAPAQHAIAWGLTAGNSATPTMFFGNDGGLWRSLDGVQQQAGVCSADDATHFDNLNGSLGSLAEVSGFASDPTDVNVLLAALGANGSAASTTSAQASAIAPWTQLNAAESGAVAIDQGNGRNWLLQAGAGVALHACANGKLCTATDFSGPTSIGASQVSRDASLTDPPALLDPALNTNVLVGTCRVWRGPEDGGGLWSTSNTISAPMGSTTHSPCNGSDTTIRSLAAGGRAIFSGGPQNSGSSVLYAGLGGTLDGGSISAGHIYATTSASTAGSSTAWTDLTTNSVTNDTSRRFNSGGLDVSSIAVDPNDPTGMTVYATIQGFGYPHVYRSTNGGAAWLNISANLPNAPANAVVVDPNNPAVVYVAMDTGVYVAQDVTACVATVSGTTGACWSVYGASLPNAPVTSLFASPGISVAGSSAAGVLRAGTYGRGIWQIPLLTAGQTAAAAATFSPASLTFGTQVVGTTSASQTITLRNTGTAAMQITGASASAGFVETDTCSGTSLTINSTCTLTVSFAPVTEGSITGTVQVVANLPGGYATVALAGTATGVAKVLISPTSIAFGDVAVNAVSASQTITVSNAGTATATLNMPVVSADYKLTASTCGTTLNAGATCTLSVAYAPTISGMNNGTLTLTNNTGTSIAFLNGNGVGTANVVYSPTSLVFHDTTVNFPFASTFTISNTGTASSVLTGPSFVGDFSLLSKTCDSVILPGKSCTVIAVFLPTQVGTRTGSMTFVDNAGSHTIPFSGRALPAGSLVMPAQLTFASTAVNSTSASQVITVTNSSGIAMLLGVLQAFGDFGVTANTCINGQLLAGASCQLTVVFSPTATGLRSGFITLHDTYYGSTATTTLSGTGTGAAQISVTPSVLAFGNVGIGSVGAAQTVQISNTGTAALALNGRTISGDANFHVASDACGSSLAAGMSCSISVTFVPTTAGAHSGALTWTDALGSRSVSLSGNGQGQAVVALSPTVADFGIVSLGQSGSQTVTVSNTGDAPTGLGMPSATGDFRVTSTTCGTSIAAGGTCGITVTFVPSVDGARSGTLTLADDATSHAVTLNGSGKGSASVAFAPALLSFADTALTKISSAQTVSFTNNGTAAATLAAATINGDFRITSNTCGSSLGIAASCSIGVAFAPSTAGIHSGILSLADADALRSVSLQGTGVAGTLAIAPTSIAFYDATLNTATAARDIVLTNTGGGALKLGSITVTDDFAVSTNCNGVSLASGGTCTLAATFTPKSVGAHAGIVSIPSDNNGIAGSVSTAVLSGNGKGSFNITLTPTAVNFGTQLVGSTSTVTNVTVSNTGTDSGALSNISVSGGDFSIQANTCGLSLVSQVGCTVSLVFRPTTSGTRTGTFTIVSDAGTQTVPLTGVGTVQATDAISASVLSFGTQEVNTTSAPQTITITNNGDVPLTLVNAQVLSGDFTAVNACGATLPAHVSCAVTVAFAPKHVGALTGVLQISDVQRAQTVALSGTAIAGAGVSLSPASLTFANTGVGSVGAAQTLTLTNNGGLPLTISAVTVSGNFGIVAGSNTCSTSAIPVGGSCSMGIAFLPDGAGDRMGSVVVTSNAATQITQLSGTGIDFSFTASGASSATVSNGQSAAYALLLRPSASSSDAVTFACSGAPTQSKCTITPQYRDLSATGTVTVTLLTGTTASAITGKPLLFFLLPLPLWMMRKKISRGVALALVAFFVLAGAQGCGSGKKTASDGASGGSGGSGTTPSGSYTITVSATAAGVTHTVPLTLKVQ
- a CDS encoding GlsB/YeaQ/YmgE family stress response membrane protein; amino-acid sequence: MHLIGTLIIGLIVGALAKFLMPGKDPSGFIITILLGIAGAFVGTYLGQFLHLYQPGQSAGWIMSIIGAMILLGIYRLIVARKA
- a CDS encoding zinc-ribbon domain-containing protein, which translates into the protein MQLRRYIPPARAARSAPRATTVEPGTTNHHGQTVVRKASRAVNDLPGQSVYVLRCKGCGHEYGEAGIRVHQRKCPVCDGGKPGLPVPAEEPSLFG